The DNA window CGCTGCCCCCCTGGCGGGCGTCGCTCGGGGTCGTGGATGCGCTGGTGGCGACCGACGGGGAGCAGATTTTCCGGGACCTGGTGCGGGCGCGGCCGAAGGATCGAGAGGCGCTCCGGGGGATCCCGGGGCTCCATCTGTCGACATCGAGCGGCTTCACGCCGACGTTGCCCGCCGAGGAGATCCACCGGCTGGACGACCTCCCCTCCCCTGCGCGGATGGGGCTGATCCACGGGGGGCGCACGGTGCCGCTGGAGACCTACCGGGGGTGCCCGCTGTCGTGCGCGTTCTGTCAGTGGGGGGATCTGAACAAGCCGGACCGGATCTTCTCGGAGGCGTATCTGACGGCCGAGCTGGGGGCGCTGAAGGAGGCGGGGGCGCCGAGCGCACAGCTCGTGGACGCGGCGCTGAACCTGAACTCGCGGGCCTTCCGGAACCTGGCGGCGGCCGAGCGGCAGGTGGGGTTCTTCCGGGACGCGATGCTGTTCGCCTGCGTGTACCCGACGCACTTGACCGAGCAGCACCTGGAGTTCCTGAGCGGGGTGCCGCGGGCGTGCCTCGATGTGGGGCTCCAGTCGTTCAACAAGGAGACGCTCGACGCAAACCACCGGCCGTTCAAGGAGTCGAAGTTCGCGCAGGTGATCGAGGAGCTGTCGCGCCTCGCCCACGTGGAGGTGGAGATCATCCTGGGGCTGCCGGGCGACAACCCGGAGGCGTTCCGGAAGACGGTGGAGCGGGCCCGGGAGCTGCCCTGCAAGGTGCGGGTGTTCCACTGCCTGGTGCTGCCCGATGCGCTGATGACGCGGGCGCCGGCGTCGTTCGAGATGAAGTTCGATCCGGTGACGCTGCGGATGGCGTCGTGTCGGGGGTGGTCGGAGGAGGCGCTCGCGCGGGAGCGGGCCTGGCTGGTGGAGACGGTGGGGCGCGTGGACGGGGAGATCAGCGCGGACATGTGGTCCTTCCCTGCTCCGGAGCGCGCACGCCGGTCGGTCGCGCAGC is part of the Chondromyces crocatus genome and encodes:
- a CDS encoding B12-binding domain-containing radical SAM protein; this translates as MPSSGRVALLSMEPRISGADYTPFSYGVRRIQAALLSDPSLSDVAVHLVESQTQDPEAWVAEVEAVDADLVGFSTYTWSFATFLEVARRLKRSRPDRLMVMGGPSARAAMFALPPWRASLGVVDALVATDGEQIFRDLVRARPKDREALRGIPGLHLSTSSGFTPTLPAEEIHRLDDLPSPARMGLIHGGRTVPLETYRGCPLSCAFCQWGDLNKPDRIFSEAYLTAELGALKEAGAPSAQLVDAALNLNSRAFRNLAAAERQVGFFRDAMLFACVYPTHLTEQHLEFLSGVPRACLDVGLQSFNKETLDANHRPFKESKFAQVIEELSRLAHVEVEIILGLPGDNPEAFRKTVERARELPCKVRVFHCLVLPDALMTRAPASFEMKFDPVTLRMASCRGWSEEALARERAWLVETVGRVDGEISADMWSFPAPERARRSVAQHVARFGRSAGAQGVGGGSATGSVGMGRVGEVGRNGEVGRSGEVGRGGDRGGERQGGAARGVAGAAGDEGEASAGLNGASGASQVGVLGNAPAAPGPMPPALQEVMASALREVTGGIWSLVEGSQGPAQLAMTFKTRETRLVLEAVPAAGAVRAYRMLDGVAFSYRVGSGVRLSDGAVRLLDRVLRRLHGPVQEALGVTSSLSARPGGVRRLPVAP